One genomic segment of bacterium includes these proteins:
- a CDS encoding acyl carrier protein — protein MDKQEIIDKINQVFEESFEIEKEKLLPQANIFEDLGLDSLDVVDLVVALQQKFGIKIRDDQRLRNIRTLDDIYKFVLTLRDEEKM, from the coding sequence ATGGATAAGCAGGAAATTATAGATAAAATAAATCAGGTATTTGAGGAATCCTTTGAGATTGAAAAAGAGAAACTCTTACCGCAAGCGAATATTTTTGAAGATCTGGGCTTGGACAGTTTAGATGTTGTGGACCTGGTTGTTGCCTTGCAGCAGAAATTTGGCATTAAAATACGCGATGACCAACGCCTCAGAAACATCAGGACACTTGATGATATTTACAAATTTGTTCTTACTTTAAGAGATGAAGAAAAAATGTAA
- a CDS encoding 1-acyl-sn-glycerol-3-phosphate acyltransferase, which produces MKTLKLIYFNIVFYTLFLSFSMFSIPILSLSVIFLGLFSSRRNTMKRFRRAINWYGNVIIRVIPFPFVRFKYKDYAKNKGRGPYIFVCNHRSSSDPFLIGCLPYELIQIVNTWPFRLPVLGIFARWAGYLNVKRMQFKKFSYKTIELLRQGVSIVAFPEGTRSRNKKIGQFHSSIFRVALQAQCPIVPICISGNENIPPRGSLLLHQGIIRLHKLPGLEWEQYKDLGPFKLKNKVRDIIASELAVMEGGA; this is translated from the coding sequence ATGAAGACCTTAAAGCTGATATATTTTAACATAGTGTTTTACACGCTGTTCTTATCATTCTCTATGTTTAGTATTCCCATTTTAAGTTTATCTGTTATTTTTCTTGGTTTGTTTTCATCTCGCCGCAATACTATGAAGCGGTTCCGCAGAGCAATCAATTGGTACGGCAATGTTATTATTCGGGTTATTCCGTTCCCTTTTGTGCGTTTCAAGTATAAAGATTATGCAAAGAATAAAGGCAGAGGTCCATATATTTTTGTTTGTAATCACCGCTCCAGCTCAGACCCATTCTTGATTGGATGTCTTCCCTATGAACTTATTCAGATTGTGAATACATGGCCATTTCGTCTTCCGGTGCTGGGGATATTTGCAAGGTGGGCGGGTTATTTGAATGTCAAGAGAATGCAGTTCAAGAAATTTTCTTATAAGACAATCGAATTACTCAGACAGGGAGTTTCCATTGTTGCATTTCCTGAAGGAACACGTTCCAGAAACAAAAAAATCGGGCAGTTTCACAGCTCAATCTTTCGCGTTGCCTTGCAAGCGCAATGTCCAATTGTACCTATATGTATTTCCGGGAATGAGAATATCCCTCCACGCGGATCACTTCTCTTGCATCAGGGAATAATCAGACTGCACAAATTGCCAGGTCTCGAATGGGAACAGTACAAGGATTTAGGACCGTTTAAGCTTAAAAACAAAGTGCGTGATATAATAGCTTCGGAGCTTGCTGTTATGGAGGGTGGGGCATGA
- a CDS encoding beta-ketoacyl synthase N-terminal-like domain-containing protein, producing MQLKRVVITGVGAVSPLGNDVSALTAGIEQRKSAVRYMDDWNRYIGLRSLVAAPAEVKNEKLIPRQNRRSMGRMSIFAVQAAQQALSDADIGKEALSTGRIGCIIGSTTGSAQSISETFEIMVPTKDLTQLNSTKFFQCISHTAAMNVSQYLGITGCVMATSAACASALQAIGAGCDLIRLGKQDALLCGGAEELHPTVTGSFDILFATSSNYNQSPHKTPRPFDVKRDGLVCGEGSGILVLEEYERAVARKAKIYAEVIGYHTCGNGAHISQSSRAGMVSCISNALSNAHIEPKDVDYINAHATATVQGDKEEAQAIGEIFGSHVPVSSLKGYIGHTLGASGALELIASLVMMEKGCIYPTLNLEKVDPDCEGICHVMKPLGKEIKIMVKNCFAFGGINAALVCKRVTNSKK from the coding sequence ATGCAGTTAAAACGGGTAGTAATAACGGGTGTTGGAGCTGTTTCTCCTTTAGGCAATGACGTTTCTGCTCTTACTGCGGGAATTGAACAAAGGAAAAGCGCTGTTCGTTATATGGATGATTGGAACCGGTATATCGGCCTGCGCAGTTTAGTTGCAGCACCTGCGGAAGTTAAAAATGAAAAATTGATACCGCGTCAGAACAGACGATCAATGGGAAGAATGAGTATTTTTGCAGTTCAGGCAGCGCAACAAGCTCTGTCAGACGCTGATATAGGCAAAGAGGCATTATCTACAGGAAGGATTGGATGTATTATTGGGTCAACTACAGGAAGCGCTCAAAGCATTAGCGAGACATTTGAAATTATGGTCCCAACAAAGGATCTAACTCAACTCAATTCAACAAAATTCTTTCAATGCATTTCCCATACAGCAGCAATGAATGTATCTCAGTATCTGGGAATAACCGGTTGCGTTATGGCAACCTCTGCCGCGTGCGCATCTGCATTGCAAGCTATTGGAGCAGGTTGCGATCTGATCAGGTTAGGCAAACAAGATGCGCTACTATGCGGTGGTGCGGAAGAACTTCATCCAACTGTTACAGGATCTTTTGATATTCTCTTTGCAACATCATCAAACTATAATCAATCTCCTCATAAAACCCCGCGGCCTTTTGACGTAAAACGGGACGGTTTGGTATGTGGAGAAGGAAGCGGGATACTTGTTCTGGAGGAGTATGAAAGGGCTGTAGCAAGAAAAGCGAAAATATATGCTGAAGTTATAGGATATCATACATGCGGAAATGGTGCTCATATCAGCCAGTCCAGCAGAGCTGGTATGGTTTCATGCATCAGTAATGCCTTAAGCAATGCGCATATTGAACCAAAAGATGTTGATTACATCAATGCTCATGCAACAGCAACGGTCCAGGGCGACAAGGAAGAAGCTCAGGCAATAGGAGAGATATTCGGTAGTCATGTTCCAGTAAGTAGTTTGAAGGGATATATCGGACATACGCTCGGCGCATCAGGGGCATTGGAATTGATTGCTTCTTTGGTAATGATGGAAAAAGGATGCATATACCCTACTCTAAACCTTGAGAAAGTAGATCCGGATTGTGAGGGCATTTGTCATGTAATGAAACCATTAGGCAAAGAGATTAAAATTATGGTAAAAAATTGCTTCGCATTTGGCGGGATTAATGCAGCATTGGTGTGTAAAAGAGTGACTAATTCTAAAAAATAG
- a CDS encoding AMP-binding protein — MRDLYRYRDIAFSPPKEIREIQERQLQEHIAYCIKHSPFYSKALKNIKAECSNITIDQLSKLPFTEKSDIEQNNDDFCAVTSDKIVDIVLSSGTTGKPIRMMYTNYDLKRLAYNEERSFTGCGLTSNDTVLLTCTMDRCFVAGLAYFLGIRSVGAAAIRNGHNSLESHLQIIKQMEPTALIGVPSFLRKLGLYLKESGIDPDKTAVSKLICIGEPLRGKNLELLKVGDDLQSIWQAHAFSTYASSEIVTTFCECTAQQGGHSLPDLAVVEIIDKNGTVLPPGNTGEIVITPMAVEGMPLIRFKTGDVSFLIDEQCSCGRFSPRLGPIMGRKKQMTKIKGTTLYPQAIYSVLEEIEAINDYYVTVSGESELSDIIEINVSVNDPSCTADMIQDKLQARLRVKPEIIIVDSGTIKQKVYDPKSRKPIRFIDRRQTKQ, encoded by the coding sequence ATGAGAGATTTATATCGTTATCGTGATATAGCGTTTAGTCCGCCGAAAGAAATCCGAGAGATTCAGGAAAGGCAATTACAGGAACACATTGCATACTGTATCAAACATTCTCCTTTTTACAGCAAAGCACTGAAGAATATCAAAGCTGAATGCAGTAATATAACGATTGATCAGCTATCAAAACTTCCCTTTACTGAGAAGTCTGATATTGAGCAAAATAATGACGATTTTTGCGCAGTTACTTCTGATAAGATTGTTGATATTGTTTTATCTTCAGGAACAACGGGCAAACCGATCAGGATGATGTATACTAATTATGACTTAAAGCGGCTTGCCTATAATGAGGAAAGATCGTTTACAGGATGCGGACTGACTTCCAATGATACGGTGTTATTAACCTGCACAATGGATCGCTGTTTCGTTGCAGGACTGGCGTATTTTCTTGGGATACGCAGTGTTGGCGCAGCAGCTATTAGAAACGGGCATAACAGTCTTGAGAGTCACCTGCAGATTATAAAACAAATGGAGCCAACAGCTCTTATCGGAGTTCCGAGTTTTCTGAGGAAACTGGGTTTGTACTTAAAGGAAAGTGGAATAGATCCTGATAAAACTGCTGTGTCCAAACTAATTTGTATTGGTGAACCGTTACGCGGAAAAAATCTTGAATTGTTAAAAGTAGGGGATGATTTGCAGAGCATATGGCAGGCACATGCTTTTTCCACATACGCTTCTTCTGAGATTGTAACTACATTCTGTGAATGTACTGCTCAGCAAGGAGGCCATTCCCTTCCTGATCTGGCAGTTGTAGAAATCATTGATAAAAACGGCACCGTTCTTCCTCCTGGTAATACAGGCGAAATCGTTATAACGCCAATGGCGGTAGAAGGAATGCCTCTGATACGGTTTAAGACAGGTGATGTAAGTTTCCTGATTGATGAGCAATGCTCTTGTGGGCGGTTTTCTCCCAGGCTGGGGCCGATTATGGGAAGGAAAAAACAAATGACGAAGATCAAAGGAACGACTCTGTATCCACAGGCAATATATTCTGTCTTAGAAGAGATTGAGGCAATAAATGACTATTATGTAACAGTATCCGGAGAAAGCGAACTTTCAGATATCATAGAAATCAATGTATCAGTTAATGATCCGTCATGCACCGCAGATATGATACAGGATAAACTTCAGGCGCGTCTGAGAGTAAAACCTGAGATAATAATCGTTGATTCGGGAACCATTAAACAGAAGGTCTATGATCCAAAGTCGCGAAAGCCAATTCGCTTTATAGATAGGAGACAAACAAAACAGTGA
- the fabG gene encoding 3-oxoacyl-ACP reductase FabG, whose translation MNKKDSNAKIALIIGGSRGIGRAIALRLARSGFDIWLTYKSNHAAAKRVKEEVEKIGRACDALSFDVSNYNETKAALEKRLDAHTPYIVVYNAGITRDNLLVWMTKEEWDTVLSTNLDGFYNVMHFVLFPMLREKQGGRIVVISSASGQVGRAGQANYSASKAGLIGAAKALALEVGRKNILVNVVAPGVIETDMIENLPKDKILPLIPLQRFGNPDDVASVVNFLCTEKHMYIHGQVIGINGGLAL comes from the coding sequence ATGAACAAGAAAGATAGTAACGCAAAGATTGCTCTGATTATTGGTGGAAGCCGTGGTATAGGACGGGCGATAGCTCTGCGTCTTGCTAGGTCAGGATTTGATATATGGCTGACCTATAAAAGCAACCATGCTGCTGCTAAGAGGGTAAAAGAAGAGGTAGAGAAAATAGGAAGAGCATGCGATGCTCTCTCTTTTGACGTTTCCAACTATAATGAGACCAAAGCTGCTCTGGAAAAAAGGCTGGACGCTCACACTCCCTACATAGTTGTATATAACGCAGGCATTACCAGAGACAATCTTTTGGTATGGATGACAAAGGAAGAATGGGATACGGTACTCTCTACAAATCTGGATGGGTTTTATAATGTAATGCACTTTGTTTTATTCCCAATGCTGCGGGAAAAACAGGGAGGACGCATTGTTGTTATATCTTCAGCTTCCGGACAGGTTGGCCGTGCAGGTCAGGCAAACTATTCTGCTTCAAAAGCAGGATTAATCGGCGCTGCTAAGGCATTAGCACTGGAGGTTGGCAGGAAGAATATTCTTGTTAATGTTGTTGCTCCGGGTGTTATTGAAACAGATATGATTGAAAATCTTCCTAAAGATAAGATCCTTCCGCTTATTCCATTACAGAGGTTTGGGAATCCTGATGACGTTGCATCAGTAGTGAACTTTTTATGCACAGAAAAGCATATGTATATTCATGGTCAGGTCATTGGTATTAACGGTGGCCTGGCTCTCTAA
- a CDS encoding NAD(P)-binding protein — MKKYDDVIVGSGVSGLTLALLLGMNGHKVLLVEKNVHIGGSLRRFYSQGIPFDTGFHFTGGFYKNGILQDMLMVLGIKDHIQPIYLSEEKNNQFIVGPEQTTYNLPTGYQRIIEKIKEYFPCEEHAIGKYFAIVKNVCTHTAAMDLRKISMSVSALDEDFLSLDDALNQLTNNHKLKALLAGYSMCYGVKPQEISFANHSRICYSLYESIARVKNGGDAFISAFQKRFGEFNIEIMCNRYIKECVDIQNNYVGHFVLNTGEEISCDQCIFTIHPMEVLKTLPNDHLSKAFVDRVSAFESSAGFFSVYGVVKSPNLADDFTPTITSLFPTADINQLLDQGNNAMPAMVIMQNAEEVNGKSYHVLSALEVSFPEHVEAWKLSKTGNRPSDYRKYKQQHVSSIKERIIEKFPEYKDSFKVIDSASILTFRDYLNSPDGAAYGIKQKIGQFNLFGKLPLRNIYAAGQSSMLPGVVGAMMSSFIVGRAIVGKEKYNYFIEQRLCS; from the coding sequence ATGAAAAAATATGACGACGTAATTGTGGGAAGCGGTGTCAGCGGTCTAACACTTGCGCTTTTACTTGGCATGAACGGGCATAAAGTGCTGCTTGTTGAAAAAAACGTGCATATCGGAGGATCATTAAGGCGGTTTTATTCTCAAGGCATCCCTTTTGATACAGGATTTCACTTTACAGGCGGATTCTATAAAAACGGGATTCTTCAGGATATGCTGATGGTTCTTGGTATTAAGGATCATATTCAGCCCATTTATCTGTCAGAGGAGAAAAATAACCAGTTTATAGTTGGCCCGGAACAGACAACATATAATCTGCCAACTGGTTATCAGAGAATAATAGAAAAGATAAAGGAATACTTTCCCTGCGAAGAACATGCCATAGGCAAATATTTTGCTATAGTCAAGAATGTTTGTACTCATACTGCTGCCATGGATTTGCGTAAGATTTCTATGTCTGTGAGCGCTTTAGATGAGGATTTTCTAAGTCTTGATGATGCTTTGAACCAATTAACTAATAATCACAAGTTGAAAGCACTTCTAGCTGGGTACAGCATGTGTTACGGGGTAAAACCTCAAGAGATTTCATTTGCCAATCACAGCAGAATCTGTTACAGCCTGTATGAATCCATTGCCAGAGTAAAGAACGGCGGCGATGCATTTATCAGCGCATTTCAGAAACGTTTTGGAGAATTCAATATAGAAATTATGTGCAATAGGTATATTAAAGAGTGTGTTGATATCCAGAATAATTATGTAGGACATTTTGTTCTGAATACAGGAGAAGAAATATCCTGTGACCAGTGTATCTTTACAATACACCCCATGGAGGTATTAAAAACCTTGCCTAATGACCATTTGAGCAAGGCTTTTGTTGATAGAGTCTCAGCATTTGAATCGTCAGCAGGATTCTTTTCAGTGTATGGTGTTGTGAAATCTCCTAACTTAGCAGATGACTTTACCCCAACAATCACCTCTCTATTTCCAACAGCGGATATAAACCAGTTGCTTGATCAGGGAAATAACGCGATGCCGGCTATGGTAATTATGCAGAATGCAGAAGAAGTAAATGGGAAGTCCTATCATGTATTGAGCGCGCTTGAAGTGTCTTTCCCTGAGCATGTAGAAGCATGGAAGCTTTCAAAGACAGGGAATCGCCCTTCTGACTACCGGAAATATAAACAACAACATGTTAGCAGTATCAAAGAGCGTATTATTGAAAAATTCCCGGAGTATAAGGATTCTTTTAAAGTAATAGATTCTGCATCTATCCTGACATTCAGAGATTATTTGAATTCTCCCGATGGGGCAGCGTATGGTATAAAACAGAAGATCGGACAGTTTAATCTTTTTGGAAAGCTTCCTCTTCGCAATATATATGCTGCCGGCCAGAGCTCTATGCTGCCGGGAGTGGTAGGAGCAATGATGTCTTCATTTATTGTTGGAAGAGCTATTGTTGGAAAAGAAAAATATAATTATTTTATTGAGCAGAGATTATGCAGTTAA